Proteins from a genomic interval of Oceanispirochaeta crateris:
- a CDS encoding NifB/NifX family molybdenum-iron cluster-binding protein, with protein sequence MKIVFTAKGNNMDSLIDPRFGRTEYFVIYDEDSKNLESYDNRAIESEAHGAGPKTAQKLVELGAEVLITGNGPGGNASGVLSTTGVEVYVGAGNMTVEEAYDAYKAGSLKKS encoded by the coding sequence ATGAAAATAGTCTTTACAGCAAAAGGGAACAATATGGATTCCCTCATAGATCCACGATTTGGAAGAACTGAGTATTTTGTGATTTATGATGAAGATTCTAAGAATCTTGAATCCTATGATAACAGAGCTATTGAATCTGAAGCCCATGGGGCTGGTCCCAAGACTGCCCAGAAGTTAGTGGAGTTAGGGGCAGAAGTTCTCATCACTGGAAATGGTCCTGGAGGCAATGCTTCCGGTGTTCTGAGTACCACCGGAGTTGAGGTTTATGTCGGAGCCGGAAACATGACTGTGGAAGAGGCTTATGATGCCTATAAAGCCGGATCTTTGAAAAAGTCCTGA
- a CDS encoding FeoA family protein has protein sequence MSLSEIELGKSAIVESIIGGKNLRQKLVNLGLIPGAEVRVIRANRLGPMVLSVQGSQIMIGQGMAKRIYVKGK, from the coding sequence ATGAGCTTATCTGAAATAGAACTTGGTAAAAGTGCGATTGTTGAATCAATCATTGGTGGTAAGAACCTGAGGCAGAAGCTGGTTAATCTTGGGCTGATTCCCGGAGCGGAAGTTCGAGTCATCAGAGCCAACAGATTAGGCCCCATGGTTCTGAGTGTTCAAGGCTCTCAGATAATGATAGGTCAGGGGATGGCAAAGCGTATCTATGTCAAAGGAAAATGA
- the feoB gene encoding ferrous iron transport protein B — MSKENELTLAFTGNPNCGKSSLFNLLTGAKQQIGNWPGVTVERVEGRYEHNHQNYKIVDLPGIYSLSPNSEDEQVSRDYILSRKADLIVNILDSTNLSRNLYLTAQLIEMKVPVVVVLNMMDLANDNGLSIDIDHLSAHLECPVIGVSAVNLNDVSRLKDFFETNCRLHPVSSIEFKYPNEIEDLISRWKILLEKKAHELNLDPRWLTLRLIEEDPWVNSVVCDNAILNREEIELQLKGIKQILNETPDMIIADYVYGAVNGISREVVKRIRQVKPLSDIVDSVVMHPVLGIPIFFAVMMIVFFVTIEIGNIFVDWFDTVAGLIFVDGVHSLLSSVGAPSIVSYFISDGVGAGIQMVISFIPFVFFMFLMLSLLEDSGYMARAAFVMDRFMGKIGLPGKAFVPMIVGFGCTVPAILATRTLDNKRDRMITIFMVPMMSCGARLPVYALFAAAFFPTSTGLIVFSLYMTGILVAVLSGLLIKVTLFRGEPSDLIMELPRYHVPRAKHILLHTWARVKDFIKRAGKVIIIAVFIMSIFSSFSLNDGFNPDNTAESLLASLGRFITPLFTSIGISDDNWPATVGLFTGIFAKESIVGTLNAVYSQLNSLGVNSSEGSVGLSILRSKFSPAAAYAYLLFILLYMPCVAAVSAAMKEISVTFGLVQALYLTLVAWIISTLFYQIAEGHNPLYILIALALLILIILIFKIIARSIPKDHSSIPE; from the coding sequence ATGTCAAAGGAAAATGAACTGACTCTTGCTTTTACTGGAAATCCAAATTGCGGTAAGAGTTCTCTTTTTAACCTCCTTACCGGAGCAAAACAGCAAATTGGGAATTGGCCGGGTGTCACCGTTGAGCGTGTAGAAGGCCGGTATGAACACAATCATCAAAACTACAAAATAGTAGACCTCCCTGGTATTTATTCACTATCTCCCAACTCTGAAGATGAACAGGTTTCAAGGGATTATATCCTTAGCAGGAAGGCAGATCTAATTGTAAATATTCTGGATTCTACAAATTTATCCCGGAATCTGTACCTCACAGCCCAACTGATCGAAATGAAAGTTCCTGTCGTTGTTGTTTTGAACATGATGGACCTTGCCAATGACAATGGATTGAGTATTGATATTGATCATCTTTCCGCCCATCTGGAATGTCCGGTGATTGGTGTAAGCGCCGTTAATCTAAATGATGTTTCAAGGCTGAAAGATTTTTTTGAAACAAATTGCAGGCTGCATCCGGTTTCCTCCATAGAGTTTAAATATCCAAATGAAATTGAAGATCTTATCAGTCGTTGGAAAATCCTACTTGAAAAGAAAGCCCATGAACTAAACCTTGATCCGCGATGGCTGACCCTTAGATTGATCGAAGAAGATCCCTGGGTCAACTCTGTTGTCTGTGATAATGCCATCCTTAATAGGGAAGAAATTGAATTACAACTGAAGGGTATTAAACAGATTCTGAATGAGACACCCGATATGATCATCGCTGATTATGTTTATGGTGCTGTCAACGGGATTAGTCGTGAGGTTGTTAAACGGATACGGCAGGTGAAACCCCTCAGCGATATTGTCGATTCCGTTGTGATGCATCCTGTGCTGGGTATACCCATATTCTTTGCGGTAATGATGATTGTATTTTTTGTTACGATCGAAATTGGGAATATATTTGTTGACTGGTTTGATACCGTTGCCGGGTTGATCTTTGTTGATGGAGTTCACTCACTGCTTTCCTCCGTGGGGGCACCAAGCATCGTTTCTTATTTTATATCGGATGGTGTCGGGGCAGGGATTCAGATGGTGATCTCTTTTATTCCCTTTGTCTTTTTCATGTTCCTCATGCTTTCTCTGCTGGAAGACTCGGGTTATATGGCAAGAGCCGCCTTCGTTATGGACCGATTTATGGGCAAAATTGGTCTTCCCGGTAAGGCTTTTGTCCCCATGATCGTGGGCTTCGGCTGTACTGTGCCGGCGATCCTCGCTACCAGAACCCTGGATAACAAGCGGGACAGGATGATTACCATTTTCATGGTACCCATGATGTCATGCGGAGCCAGACTTCCTGTTTATGCTCTTTTTGCTGCTGCTTTTTTTCCAACAAGTACGGGGCTTATTGTCTTTTCCCTCTATATGACAGGGATACTGGTTGCTGTGCTCTCAGGACTTTTGATTAAGGTTACTCTTTTTCGGGGAGAACCTTCTGATCTTATCATGGAGCTGCCACGCTATCATGTCCCCCGGGCAAAACATATCTTGCTGCATACCTGGGCAAGGGTAAAAGATTTTATTAAAAGAGCCGGCAAGGTTATCATCATAGCCGTTTTTATTATGTCCATTTTTTCATCATTCAGTCTGAACGATGGATTTAACCCGGATAATACAGCCGAATCTCTTTTGGCTTCTCTGGGACGGTTTATAACCCCGCTTTTTACTTCTATCGGCATTAGCGATGACAATTGGCCTGCCACTGTCGGTTTATTTACAGGAATCTTTGCCAAAGAATCAATTGTCGGGACTCTGAATGCCGTCTATAGTCAATTGAATAGTCTTGGGGTTAACTCTTCCGAGGGATCAGTCGGGCTGAGTATTCTCAGATCAAAATTTTCACCTGCTGCAGCCTATGCCTATCTGTTATTTATCCTTCTATATATGCCCTGCGTTGCTGCGGTCAGTGCGGCTATGAAAGAGATCAGTGTTACCTTTGGGCTGGTTCAGGCACTTTACCTAACTCTGGTCGCCTGGATTATTTCAACACTATTCTATCAAATTGCAGAAGGGCATAATCCATTGTATATTTTGATTGCTTTAGCTCTGCTCATCCTGATCATTCTTATTTTCAAAATTATTGCCAGATCCATTCCCAAAGATCATAGTTCTATACCTGAATAG
- a CDS encoding 5'-methylthioadenosine/S-adenosylhomocysteine nucleosidase: MKRIFALFSLILFLGTSLWSEGVQELPSPSQEERIAIVSAFGPEVVKLKSIATIEEEIVINGKSFTLCEIEGKKAVLFLSGISMVNAAMTTQMALDTFNISHILFSGIAGGVNPDLNIGDVTIPAQWAQYQESLFARKTDEGYDLGWHQEIYPGFGMMYPQNVDVTHGRLDGVDETESKFWFDVDEDLLAVAEKISDVTLLSETEDAKLSHVPKLVVGGVGVSGMTFVDNAEYREWAFDNFQADCLDMESAAVAHVAYVADVPFIAFRSLSDLAGGGEGENEMGTFFGLAADNAAEVLLQFLKAWD, encoded by the coding sequence ATGAAAAGAATCTTTGCATTATTTAGCCTCATACTGTTTTTAGGTACCTCTTTGTGGTCTGAGGGTGTTCAGGAGCTTCCATCTCCCTCTCAAGAAGAGCGGATTGCTATCGTATCAGCCTTTGGGCCTGAAGTCGTAAAATTAAAATCTATTGCAACCATCGAAGAAGAAATCGTTATCAACGGTAAGAGTTTTACTCTCTGTGAAATTGAAGGCAAGAAGGCTGTCCTTTTTCTCTCAGGGATCAGTATGGTAAACGCGGCCATGACCACTCAGATGGCTTTAGACACTTTTAATATTTCACATATTCTGTTCAGCGGGATTGCCGGAGGGGTTAATCCTGATTTGAACATTGGTGATGTCACAATTCCCGCTCAGTGGGCTCAGTATCAGGAATCCCTTTTTGCCCGCAAGACTGATGAGGGGTATGACCTGGGCTGGCATCAGGAGATCTATCCCGGTTTTGGTATGATGTATCCTCAGAATGTTGATGTCACTCATGGAAGACTCGACGGTGTTGATGAGACAGAAAGTAAATTTTGGTTTGATGTCGATGAGGATCTCTTGGCTGTTGCCGAGAAAATCAGTGATGTTACTCTTTTATCCGAAACAGAGGATGCAAAGCTTTCCCATGTTCCCAAGCTGGTTGTCGGGGGAGTCGGTGTTTCCGGTATGACCTTTGTGGATAATGCGGAATACAGAGAGTGGGCTTTTGACAATTTCCAGGCCGATTGTCTGGATATGGAATCTGCTGCTGTAGCCCATGTTGCCTATGTGGCTGATGTGCCTTTTATAGCGTTCCGTTCTCTTTCAGACCTGGCCGGAGGCGGTGAAGGTGAAAATGAAATGGGAACCTTTTTTGGGCTGGCCGCGGATAATGCGGCAGAGGTTCTTCTGCAGTTTCTGAAAGCCTGGGACTGA
- a CDS encoding SAM hydrolase/SAM-dependent halogenase family protein, with translation MNKILVFQSDFGLVDGAVSAMHGVANMVDDSLKIYDLTHDIPQYSIWEASYRLYQTTEYWPKGTVFVSVVDPGVGSKRLSVVAETIDGHFIVTPDNGTLTHMKKYVGLKEVREIDETKHRREDTEYSYTFHGRDVYANTGAKLASGTISFEQVGKIVDLEKITELAVGDVIRTETSVLGSIDILDVRFGSLWTNIPRDEFVKTGFKHGETVEVMIRNNKVMAYNNRIVYGRSFADVYPSEQVIYVNSVYNMAIAINQGNFAKAYNIGTGHHWEIEFKKMK, from the coding sequence ATGAACAAAATATTAGTTTTTCAGAGCGATTTTGGGTTGGTTGACGGTGCAGTTTCTGCAATGCATGGTGTAGCCAATATGGTTGACGACAGCTTAAAAATCTACGACCTAACTCATGACATACCACAGTACAGCATTTGGGAAGCATCTTACCGGCTTTATCAGACGACGGAATACTGGCCGAAAGGAACTGTATTTGTTTCTGTGGTAGACCCGGGCGTCGGTTCAAAAAGACTAAGCGTCGTTGCAGAGACCATTGATGGTCACTTTATTGTGACACCCGACAATGGCACCCTGACTCATATGAAGAAATATGTGGGATTGAAAGAAGTTCGTGAAATTGATGAAACAAAGCACCGCAGGGAAGACACAGAATACTCCTACACTTTTCATGGCCGCGATGTGTATGCCAATACGGGTGCAAAACTGGCATCTGGAACGATTTCATTTGAACAGGTCGGTAAGATTGTAGACCTTGAGAAGATTACTGAACTGGCCGTTGGAGATGTCATTAGAACTGAGACATCTGTCCTGGGTTCGATTGACATACTGGATGTACGTTTCGGCAGTCTATGGACGAATATTCCCAGAGATGAATTTGTTAAGACAGGATTTAAGCACGGTGAAACAGTTGAAGTCATGATCAGAAACAACAAGGTCATGGCCTATAATAATCGTATAGTTTATGGACGATCTTTTGCCGATGTTTACCCCAGTGAACAGGTTATTTATGTTAACTCAGTCTATAACATGGCCATTGCTATAAATCAGGGAAACTTTGCCAAAGCCTATAACATTGGGACGGGACATCACTGGGAGATTGAGTTCAAAAAAATGAAATAG
- a CDS encoding SAM hydrolase/SAM-dependent halogenase family protein: MEKAILVFQTDFTYKEGAVCSMYGVVKSVDRSLEIITGTHDIPQFDTWSASYRLYQSMKFWPEGTVFVSVVDPGVGTPRKASVALTNNGYYIVTPDNGSLTHVDKEFGIKEIREIDENVNRLKGKDTEEVSIFHGRDLFGFCAAKLASGIISFQEVGPAYSKDEIVRFPILNPTIEGGNTIKGIFEINDPNFGNLWTNIPLSVFKKAGFEFGDYLDLRICHKGVEKFSEKLLFHKSFGFAEKGAPVIYNNELMKISLAVSQGSFCEKYGIDYGSDWTVEFRK, encoded by the coding sequence ATGGAAAAAGCAATTTTAGTTTTTCAGACAGATTTCACCTACAAAGAGGGGGCTGTCTGCTCTATGTATGGCGTCGTAAAGAGCGTAGACCGCTCACTCGAAATAATCACAGGGACCCACGACATTCCGCAATTTGATACATGGAGTGCCTCCTACCGATTGTATCAGTCAATGAAGTTCTGGCCGGAGGGGACTGTTTTTGTCTCAGTTGTAGATCCGGGAGTGGGAACTCCCCGAAAAGCGTCTGTTGCCCTCACCAACAATGGCTATTACATCGTGACACCAGATAATGGGTCTCTCACTCATGTCGACAAGGAGTTCGGCATAAAGGAAATTCGGGAAATAGATGAAAATGTAAACAGGCTAAAAGGAAAAGACACAGAAGAGGTCAGCATTTTCCATGGAAGAGACCTCTTTGGATTCTGTGCTGCAAAATTAGCCTCCGGGATAATCAGCTTTCAAGAAGTAGGTCCTGCCTATTCTAAGGATGAGATAGTCCGATTTCCTATCCTGAATCCAACCATTGAGGGGGGAAATACCATCAAGGGTATATTTGAAATCAATGATCCCAATTTTGGAAATCTGTGGACCAATATCCCCCTCTCTGTTTTTAAAAAAGCCGGCTTTGAATTTGGAGACTACCTTGATCTAAGGATATGTCACAAAGGTGTTGAGAAATTTTCAGAAAAACTCCTTTTCCACAAATCTTTTGGATTTGCAGAAAAGGGAGCCCCTGTCATTTATAACAATGAATTGATGAAGATTTCCCTGGCTGTGTCACAAGGTAGTTTTTGTGAAAAATACGGTATCGATTATGGATCAGACTGGACTGTAGAATTCAGGAAATAA
- a CDS encoding energy-coupling factor transporter transmembrane component T family protein gives MNGKLFSYNFIDTPIHRLSGLTKLVAFLFLTFAVMFSYDLRVVLLIMIFSIYILRLSKIKFSQIKVMVIYVAVFLLTNVIITFFFSPEEGVKIYGTRHVIFHIIGPYTLTQEQVFYQTTKFFKYASVIPLGITFLLTTNPSEFASALNGVGVHYKAAYAVSLTLRYFPDIQREYRNISLSQQARGLDISRKAKFSQRVKNSLLIIIPLVFSTLDRIELISNAMDLRGFGKHKKRTWFSKKKLSISDFTVIILSALIFAATLSVSAFINHGRFYNPFI, from the coding sequence TTGAATGGTAAACTATTCTCCTACAACTTCATTGATACACCAATACACAGATTGTCTGGACTCACAAAGCTTGTTGCGTTTCTATTTTTAACCTTTGCAGTGATGTTCAGCTACGATTTGCGAGTCGTTTTGCTGATCATGATTTTTTCCATCTATATTTTACGGTTGTCAAAGATAAAATTCTCACAGATTAAGGTCATGGTAATTTATGTGGCAGTCTTTTTACTGACCAATGTGATCATTACATTCTTTTTTTCACCCGAAGAGGGAGTCAAGATTTATGGAACTCGTCATGTGATATTCCACATCATCGGCCCCTACACTCTGACACAGGAACAGGTCTTTTATCAAACAACGAAGTTTTTCAAATATGCGTCGGTCATTCCTCTGGGCATTACCTTTCTTTTGACAACCAATCCCAGTGAGTTTGCCTCGGCCCTAAATGGCGTGGGAGTGCATTACAAGGCAGCCTATGCGGTCTCTCTAACATTACGGTACTTTCCGGACATTCAGAGAGAGTACAGAAATATCAGCCTTTCCCAACAGGCCAGAGGCCTGGATATCTCAAGAAAAGCTAAATTCTCACAGAGAGTGAAAAATTCTCTTTTAATTATCATTCCTTTGGTATTTTCAACTCTAGACCGCATAGAATTGATCAGCAACGCCATGGACTTACGGGGCTTTGGCAAACATAAGAAGAGAACCTGGTTTAGTAAAAAAAAGCTGTCTATCTCTGATTTCACGGTTATCATCCTCTCTGCCCTAATATTCGCAGCCACTCTCTCGGTATCAGCCTTTATCAATCACGGACGATTCTACAACCCATTCATTTAA
- a CDS encoding ABC transporter ATP-binding protein has translation MSRENIIEFKDFNFQYFTQARPTLRNINLSFKKGEKILIAGPSGSGKSTLGHCLNGLIPFSYEGEITGNLKIKEKETRDLDIFQLSKILGTVLQDPDGQFVGLTVYEDIAFALENDNVNQLEMQERVDKAARMVDMESLRSSSPYELSGGQKQRTSLAGVLVDDVEILLFDEPLANLDPATGKSAIEIIDDIHKDTGKTIIIIEHRIEDVLHRDIDRIILMNDGSIIADMDADSLMASPFLIENGIREPLYVTALKYAGIEVKKDLRAGHLETLAMEKVRDAVCTWNETVETAEPEIRRQTLLELKNISFSYDGAKPIIDDVSFKLEQGELIAIVGRNGAGKSTLSRLISGFEKESAGIISYQGKDISDLTIKERAEKIGVVMQNPNQMISKALIYDEIALGLRLRKVDEEEIKTRVEKVLAVCGLTPFRNWPIAALSFGQKKRVTIASILVLNPEVIILDEPTAGQDFKHYTQIMEFIDEINRSGVAIILITHDMHLMLEYASRAVVISGGKKIADARPSDILTDKKIIEQANLRETSLYQLSQNSGIIDGTGFVQNFIDYEKRVRIH, from the coding sequence GTGAGTAGAGAAAATATTATTGAGTTTAAAGATTTTAATTTTCAGTACTTCACACAGGCCAGACCTACTCTTCGTAATATCAATCTCTCCTTTAAAAAAGGAGAGAAGATACTCATTGCAGGTCCCAGCGGGAGTGGTAAAAGCACCCTGGGACATTGCCTCAACGGTCTCATTCCCTTTTCCTATGAAGGAGAAATCACAGGCAATCTTAAAATCAAGGAAAAAGAAACCAGAGATCTTGATATATTCCAACTGTCCAAGATACTGGGAACTGTTCTTCAAGATCCAGATGGGCAGTTTGTGGGCCTGACAGTTTATGAAGACATTGCATTTGCATTAGAAAATGACAATGTGAATCAATTAGAAATGCAGGAACGGGTGGATAAAGCGGCAAGAATGGTTGACATGGAGAGCCTTCGATCTTCCTCACCCTATGAATTGTCTGGTGGTCAAAAACAGCGGACATCCCTGGCCGGTGTACTCGTTGATGATGTTGAAATCCTTCTCTTTGATGAACCCCTGGCTAATTTGGACCCTGCAACGGGAAAGTCGGCCATAGAAATCATTGATGACATACACAAAGACACGGGCAAAACCATTATTATAATTGAACACAGAATCGAAGATGTTCTCCATCGGGATATCGATAGAATCATTCTCATGAATGACGGATCGATTATTGCCGATATGGACGCAGATTCGCTCATGGCTTCCCCCTTTCTCATTGAAAATGGAATTAGGGAACCACTGTATGTTACTGCATTGAAGTATGCTGGAATCGAAGTCAAAAAAGACCTCAGAGCCGGACACTTAGAAACTCTGGCTATGGAGAAAGTCAGAGATGCAGTTTGTACTTGGAATGAGACGGTTGAAACTGCAGAACCTGAAATCAGGCGCCAAACATTGTTAGAACTCAAGAATATCAGTTTTTCATATGATGGGGCCAAGCCCATTATTGACGATGTCAGTTTTAAACTTGAACAGGGAGAACTCATTGCCATCGTAGGCAGGAATGGAGCTGGAAAGTCGACCCTATCCAGGCTGATTTCCGGCTTTGAAAAAGAATCCGCGGGAATCATCTCTTATCAGGGAAAGGATATTTCTGATTTGACCATCAAGGAGAGGGCGGAAAAAATTGGCGTGGTCATGCAGAATCCGAATCAGATGATTTCCAAGGCCCTCATTTATGATGAAATTGCCCTGGGGTTGAGACTGAGAAAAGTGGATGAGGAAGAGATAAAAACAAGAGTTGAAAAAGTTCTGGCTGTATGCGGTCTGACTCCTTTTCGAAATTGGCCCATAGCAGCTCTCAGCTTTGGTCAGAAAAAACGGGTAACCATAGCATCCATTCTCGTTCTCAATCCCGAAGTCATCATCTTGGATGAACCAACCGCCGGTCAGGATTTCAAACACTATACTCAGATAATGGAGTTTATTGATGAAATCAACAGATCGGGAGTTGCCATTATTCTCATCACACACGACATGCATCTTATGCTTGAATATGCTTCTAGAGCTGTTGTGATTTCTGGAGGAAAGAAGATTGCCGATGCTAGACCCAGCGATATCCTCACAGATAAAAAAATCATCGAACAGGCAAATCTCAGAGAAACATCCCTGTACCAATTGAGCCAAAATTCGGGAATAATCGATGGTACCGGATTTGTGCAGAATTTTATTGATTATGAAAAGAGGGTCCGCATCCATTGA
- a CDS encoding ECF-type riboflavin transporter substrate-binding protein, which produces MKDYFKVSTRTIVATGLGAALFMLLFMYVKVPSPIPETSLQTAYGLGAFFAVLFGPIAGGLIAFIGHALSDALQYGSPWWSWVIASGVCGFSYGLAYKKTGVEEGLFKGKSIVIFNVIQVVGNILAWVVVAPVLDILIYKEPVNLVFTQGIVAAAMNSVTVAIIGTLLLIAYGATKTKKGSLDKE; this is translated from the coding sequence ATGAAAGATTACTTTAAGGTAAGCACGAGAACTATTGTGGCAACAGGACTTGGAGCAGCCCTTTTTATGCTGCTGTTTATGTATGTTAAAGTACCTTCACCCATCCCGGAAACCAGTCTACAGACCGCTTACGGCCTTGGCGCTTTCTTTGCAGTACTGTTTGGCCCCATTGCCGGTGGACTCATTGCGTTTATCGGCCATGCCCTCTCAGATGCTCTGCAATACGGTTCTCCCTGGTGGAGTTGGGTAATAGCCAGCGGCGTTTGCGGTTTCTCATATGGACTTGCTTATAAAAAGACAGGTGTCGAAGAAGGACTTTTCAAAGGAAAATCTATTGTTATTTTCAATGTCATCCAAGTTGTCGGCAATATCCTAGCCTGGGTTGTAGTTGCCCCTGTCCTTGATATACTGATCTATAAAGAACCTGTAAACCTGGTCTTTACCCAGGGAATTGTTGCGGCTGCTATGAACTCCGTAACGGTTGCCATTATCGGGACTCTTCTGCTGATTGCTTACGGTGCAACAAAAACTAAAAAAGGCAGTCTTGATAAAGAATAG
- a CDS encoding ABC transporter substrate-binding protein encodes MLRKALTVLSVFMLTVASVFAAGSQETAAADKGKLVFYAGLQEDHAAMIAEEFEAETGIKTDFVRMSSGEILARLKAEKDNMSASVWYGGPVDGIVAADQEGIIEKYISPEAVNIKEGFKDPTGVWTGIYIGYLGFVGNQKMLAEKGLEMPQSWEDLLKPEYEQEIVVAHPGSSGTAYTMLATVVQMLGEDQAIEYFKKFSPQVRQYTKSGTAPGRMAGLGETTVGITFLHDAIKYKKEGYSDIVISAPVEGTGYEIGGVALLKNSPDQDNGKIFIDWVLTKKVQEMGQTVGSFQFLTNKDALPPEEAMPIKDTKLIDYDFQWAGENKKRLVQRFSVETNTTAPTE; translated from the coding sequence ATGTTAAGAAAAGCTTTAACCGTTTTATCTGTCTTCATGCTTACAGTCGCTTCTGTATTTGCAGCAGGTTCTCAGGAAACTGCTGCTGCAGACAAGGGTAAGCTGGTGTTTTATGCTGGTCTTCAAGAAGATCATGCCGCCATGATTGCAGAGGAATTTGAAGCCGAAACCGGAATCAAAACAGACTTTGTCAGAATGAGCAGTGGGGAAATCCTCGCCCGTCTTAAGGCAGAGAAAGATAATATGTCTGCATCCGTATGGTACGGTGGTCCTGTCGATGGTATCGTTGCTGCAGATCAGGAAGGAATCATTGAAAAATACATTTCCCCGGAAGCTGTGAACATCAAAGAAGGATTTAAAGATCCCACCGGTGTCTGGACAGGTATTTATATCGGATATCTTGGATTTGTTGGAAACCAGAAGATGCTCGCTGAAAAAGGTCTGGAAATGCCCCAGTCCTGGGAAGATCTCCTGAAACCCGAGTATGAACAGGAAATTGTTGTTGCCCACCCGGGATCATCAGGAACAGCCTATACCATGCTGGCCACAGTTGTTCAGATGCTTGGAGAAGATCAGGCCATTGAATACTTTAAAAAATTCAGTCCCCAGGTAAGGCAGTACACCAAATCAGGAACCGCCCCCGGAAGGATGGCCGGTCTTGGTGAAACAACTGTGGGAATCACATTCCTTCACGACGCCATCAAGTACAAAAAAGAAGGGTATAGCGATATCGTTATATCAGCTCCTGTGGAAGGAACTGGATATGAAATCGGTGGAGTTGCCCTGTTGAAGAACAGTCCTGATCAGGACAATGGTAAAATCTTCATTGACTGGGTTCTGACAAAGAAAGTTCAGGAAATGGGACAAACTGTTGGATCTTTTCAGTTTCTTACCAATAAAGACGCTCTTCCTCCCGAGGAAGCCATGCCGATCAAGGATACAAAACTTATCGACTATGATTTTCAATGGGCTGGAGAAAACAAGAAGAGGCTTGTGCAGCGTTTCAGCGTAGAAACAAACACTACGGCTCCTACAGAATAG